The region TTGCCGAAGCGCCGGATCTGGGTGGCCATGAGCACCAGCAGCAGGACGTAGCCGCCGGTCCAGCCGACCACAAAGGCCATGGCGTAGTACCCCGTGAGGTAGAACATGCCGGCCAGCCCCAGAAAGCTGGCGGCGCTCATCCAGTTGCTGGCGATGGCGGCGCCGATGCCGATCCGCCCGGTGTACCCCCCGGCGACGCCGTACTCCGAGGCCTGCCTGCTGCTGGTGCGCAGTCCCGAGACAATGAACAGGGCAAACATGCCGACGACGATGGCCAGGGGCAGAAGCTGCACCGCGGATTCGGACATTTACTCATCCTCCCGGTCGCGGCGGATCCGGAAGCGCAGCGCGCCGTCCAGGCGGCGGGCCGCATGGCGGTCCATCCAGATGTTGAAGAGCACGCAGAGAACGATGAACCAGAGCGGCAGCACCTGGCCGGTCAGCCAGAAGTGGATCGGGAGGTTGAAGAAGGTCATCTCTTCGAGCAACAGTTCGGAATAATTGATTTCCAGCAGGTAGACGCACGCCTGGATGCCGACGATGGCGGCAAACCAACCGGCCAGGACCAGCCGGATGACCCGGACCTCGCCGCGCATGGCGGTTCCCCGCGGCCTGAAAAAACTGATCTCCCTGTCCGTACTGGGCTCCCCCATGGCGTTACCCCCGTTTGCAATGCCCTGTTATGAAACCTTGCGGTAATGGATAAAGTAGATCTGCTTGCCAGCATCCATGAATTTTAGCATATATTTGGAAAGCGGATACCCCTCCAGGGCATGCCGATAGGGATCGGGAGCCAGCACGTTGGCGAATCCGGGCATCTCCGGCATGAAGCGGGCCACATCCTCGCCGTAGTCGTCGAAGTCCGTGGCAAAATGGAAATCGCCGCCGGGCAGCATGAATTCCGCCAGATAGCCGACGAACTCTCCGTTGACCAGCCGCCGCTTGCGGTGGCGTTTCTTGGGCCACGGATCGGGGCAGTTGATGACCACCGCCTGCAGCGACCGGCGCGGGATGCAGCGCTCCATGAAGGAACGCGCCTCGGCGCGCACGACCCGCACGTTGTCCAGGCCGGCCTTGTCCACCCGCTTGGAGGTCTTCAGGCATCCCTTGTTGTAGTAATCCACGGCGATGAAATTCCAGTCGGGGTGCAGTTGGGCCATCTGGGCCACGAAATGCCCCGTACCGCAGCCGATCTCCAGCGCCAGCGGGTTGTCGTTGCCAAAGATCTCGTTCCAGGCCGGCATGGAAGCCAGCGATTCCGCGTCGATAAATCGGGGGGAGGTTATGGGAATAAGCGTCACGCATTCACCTTTTCTGGTAGTAAATCGTTTCAATTTACCACATCTCACGGCAATTTTTCATCGCTTTTTGCTCCCGGGGGCAAAATAGCCGCGCCGGCGGCGACAACAGTGGCCGGACAGCGTTCCTCCGCACTTTTTTCCTTAGTTTCCGGACGGAAACACCTTAACATTTCCCCTATGCTGTGGTATAAATATGCAGCTATTATGCAGTATCGGAGAATACATGGAAATATTTGGCGGTTTCATGGTAATGATGAGCATTATCGGCTTCTTTTTGGCGGTTATCTGGCTCATCATGCCGTTCGTGGTGTTCGCCATCAAGGGCAAGCAGGACCGCACCCTGGACGTGATGGAGCGTATCGAAAAACGGCTGGCCGAGGTGGAAAACCGGCTGGCGACGCTCCAGCAGGTTGGCCGGCCCGCCGCAGCCGAGACTATTCCGCATGTTACGGCCCCCGTAGCGCCGGCCCAGGACCGGCCCGACGACGTACCCGCCTCCTCCCCCCTTGTCTGATTACACGTTGTATTGTACATATTCATCACCGCACCAATAAGAATCGGAGGACATGACAGATGCCGCTGCTGCAGGGCAAAAAAGTACTGATTTTCGGGGTAGCAAACGAAAAGAGCATCGCCTGGGCCATTGCCCGGGCTTTTCATGAGCAGGGGGCCGAACTGGCCATCACCTATGCCGGCGAAGCGATCGAAAAACGGGTCAGGCCCCTGGCCGAATCGGTGAGCGCCGCGGCGGTCCTCCCCTGCAACGTCACCAGCGACGACGACATCACTGCCGTCTTCACGGAACTGGGCAAAAGGTGGGACGGCATCGACATCATCATCCATGCCGTGGCCTTCGCCAACAAGGAAGAACTGAAAGGCACCATCGTCAATACCACCCGCGAGGGGTTTGCCACCGCCATGGACATCAGCGTCTATTCCTTCCTCGGCATACTGAAGGCGGCCCAGCCGATGATGCAGGGGCGCAATGGCGCGGCATTGACCCTTACCTATCATGGCGCCGTGAAGGTCTTCCCGAGCTACAACGTCATGGGCGTGGCCAAGGCCGCCCTGGAGGCGTCCGTACGCTACCTGTCCGAGGCGCTCGGCCCCGAAGGCATCCGCGTCAACGCCATCTCCGCCGGCCCCATCCGCACCCTGGCCGCTTCCGGCGTGAACGGCTTCATCCACATACTCAACCACGTGGAGTCCAAGGCCCCCCTGCGCCGCACCATCACCCAGGAGGACGTGGCCCGTTCCGCGGTCTACCTGTGCAGCGAACTGGCCAGCGGCGTGACCGGCGAGATCCACTACGTGGACGGCGGCTACAACGTAATCGGCCTATAACGCAAGGCCGGGCACGGGCGGATAGGCGCCTGTGCCCGGCTTTCTCCGGAGCCTTCCCATCAAAGAACCTTACGGCAATCTCGCAGGACTCAAACAGAGCCAGATCCAGGCACTGGAACGCCTCTACCGGCGGCGCGTCCCGCCGGCCGAATTCTGCTCCTCCGAACTGGCCGCCCGCCTCGTCGAAATCTCCTCCGACATCCGCCGCCAACTCGGCATCCTGGTCAACCGCCAGGGCATGGTGGAGTACGTCGTCGTGGGTGATGAAAAGGGGCTCGTCATCCCCGAACTGCGGGACTACCCCCTAGGCAAGCATCCGCTGCGGGGCCTGCGCCTCATCCACACCCACCTCAAGCACGAACCGGTCAGCGAAGACGACATCACCGACCTCGCCCTCTTGCGCCTCGATCTCCTGGCCGCCCTGCTCTTCACAGCGGAACGGCACCAGATCTCGGCCCAGATCGCCCATCTTTCCCCGGCCCACGGCGGCCCCTCCACCGTTACCGGCCCTGTCGCGCCGCTTGAGCGCATCGACCTGGACTGCAGCCATTTCTTTGCCGAGCTGGAAGCCGACCTGGAGCGGGCCGCGCGCACGACCGGCCGGGGCGGCGAGGCCCTGGAGCGCGCCATCCTGATCTCGGTCACCACCAGCGGGACGCGCCAGGAGGCCGAGGACTCCATCGCCGAACTGCGCGAACTGGCCAGGACCGCCAGCATCGAGGCGCTGGACACCTTCATCCAGCGCCCCCGCAAGCTCAATCCCCGCTTCCTCATGGGCGAGGGCAAGATGCGCGACGTGGTCATCCGCGCCCTCCAGAGGGGCGCCACCATGCTGGTCTTCGACCAGGAACTGACGCCGGCCCAGATCCGCTCCATCTCGGCCATGACCGAACTGAAGGTCATCGACCGCAGCCAGTTGATCCTGGACATCTTCGCCCGCCGGGCCAGGAGCCTGGACGGCAAGGTCCAGGTGGAACTGGCCCAGCTCAAGTACCTGCTGCCGCGCCTGACCGGCCGGGGGGTGCAGATGTCGCGCCTCATGGGGGGCATCGGCGGGCGCGGACCGGGCGAGACCAAACTGGAGACCGACCGCCGCCGCATCCGCGACCGCATCGCCAGCCTGGAGCGGGAGCTGAAGGAACTCTCCCGGGGCCGCGACCAGCGCCGCCGCCAGCGGGTCAAGGCCGGCGTGCCGATCATCTCCATCGTCGGCTACACCAATGCCGGCAAATCCACCCTGCTGAACGCCCTGACCCAGAGCGAGGTCTTCACCGAAGACCTGCTCTTCGCCACCCTGGACACCTCCACCCGCCGCCTGCGCTTCCCCCGGGAACGGGAGGTGATCATCACCGACACGGTCGGCTTCATCCGCTCCCTGCCCGCGTCGCTGCTGGGCGCCTTCAAGGCCACCCTGGAAGAGCTGCAGGACGCCGACCTGCTGCTGCACGTGGTGGACGCGGCCAACCCCCGCTTCGAGGACCAGATCGCCCAGGTGCGGGCCATCCTCGCGGAACTGGGGCTGGGGGACAAACCGGAACTCCTGATCTTCAACAAGTCCGACGTCCTGAACGACCTGAAGAAGAAGGACACGGTGGCCTTCCTCAAGGTGCGCCAGGTTGCCCGCACCACC is a window of Geobacter sp. FeAm09 DNA encoding:
- the trmB gene encoding tRNA (guanosine(46)-N7)-methyltransferase TrmB, which encodes MPAWNEIFGNDNPLALEIGCGTGHFVAQMAQLHPDWNFIAVDYYNKGCLKTSKRVDKAGLDNVRVVRAEARSFMERCIPRRSLQAVVINCPDPWPKKRHRKRRLVNGEFVGYLAEFMLPGGDFHFATDFDDYGEDVARFMPEMPGFANVLAPDPYRHALEGYPLSKYMLKFMDAGKQIYFIHYRKVS
- the hflX gene encoding GTPase HflX: MPGFLRSLPIKEPYGNLAGLKQSQIQALERLYRRRVPPAEFCSSELAARLVEISSDIRRQLGILVNRQGMVEYVVVGDEKGLVIPELRDYPLGKHPLRGLRLIHTHLKHEPVSEDDITDLALLRLDLLAALLFTAERHQISAQIAHLSPAHGGPSTVTGPVAPLERIDLDCSHFFAELEADLERAARTTGRGGEALERAILISVTTSGTRQEAEDSIAELRELARTASIEALDTFIQRPRKLNPRFLMGEGKMRDVVIRALQRGATMLVFDQELTPAQIRSISAMTELKVIDRSQLILDIFARRARSLDGKVQVELAQLKYLLPRLTGRGVQMSRLMGGIGGRGPGETKLETDRRRIRDRIASLERELKELSRGRDQRRRQRVKAGVPIISIVGYTNAGKSTLLNALTQSEVFTEDLLFATLDTSTRRLRFPREREVIITDTVGFIRSLPASLLGAFKATLEELQDADLLLHVVDAANPRFEDQIAQVRAILAELGLGDKPELLIFNKSDVLNDLKKKDTVAFLKVRQVARTTGALTISARDRKSLAPLVEELQRRFWPAEQAEWDATTQTAP
- a CDS encoding DUF4212 domain-containing protein — encoded protein: MGEPSTDREISFFRPRGTAMRGEVRVIRLVLAGWFAAIVGIQACVYLLEINYSELLLEEMTFFNLPIHFWLTGQVLPLWFIVLCVLFNIWMDRHAARRLDGALRFRIRRDREDE
- a CDS encoding enoyl-ACP reductase codes for the protein MPLLQGKKVLIFGVANEKSIAWAIARAFHEQGAELAITYAGEAIEKRVRPLAESVSAAAVLPCNVTSDDDITAVFTELGKRWDGIDIIIHAVAFANKEELKGTIVNTTREGFATAMDISVYSFLGILKAAQPMMQGRNGAALTLTYHGAVKVFPSYNVMGVAKAALEASVRYLSEALGPEGIRVNAISAGPIRTLAASGVNGFIHILNHVESKAPLRRTITQEDVARSAVYLCSELASGVTGEIHYVDGGYNVIGL